The Benincasa hispida cultivar B227 chromosome 11, ASM972705v1, whole genome shotgun sequence genome has a segment encoding these proteins:
- the LOC120091478 gene encoding uncharacterized protein LOC120091478 isoform X2: protein MENSSFTNSQVMHSSFLHLPSSEPPDIRNWFSSYEYESPELDSNDNFGDSISREREFEVKEDEQTAGEFRDVTKIGEEEASEKLPGTWIPLKCTSREDHRESQPLGMNQDSWCSQSLLSEPPDVGNWFSSYVYESPTLNLSQEFGYCESKKTGLGHEIEETLEKVRKTENGGAGVQLNLFEKCNGNSTGNRQDNQLPSEQNLFSERTSEQNPKEKTVGTNEISPTKEVPISSLTTEDPQYKLQKKVLQDNGFVPLHINGSFNDDNKKPATHTNLIHKIDLMLESSENKSEVQPQLNGSSAGNDVPSVFTNEQSVREPIDLSHNKENKENKANKEKGISYVGFITANKRGFSEASCKKSVKMQENYNDKEAGSAFACLRRKALSDKTNSEQSNIIEIIGKWSCPQKSKPNLGPPLKQLRLERWVHKK, encoded by the exons ATGGAGAATTCGAGCTTCACTAATTCTCAG GTTATGCATTCTTCGTTCTTGCATTTGCCGTCTTCAG AGCCGCCTGATATCAGGAACTGGTTCTCGAGCTATGAATATGAATCTCCCGAACTTGATTCAAATGACAATTTTGGAGATTCAATttcgagagagagagaatttgaGGTCAAGGAAGATGAGCAGACTGCGGGAGAGTTTAGGGATGTTACTAAGattggagaagaagaagctTCTGAGAAGCTTCCCGGAACTTGGATTCCTTTGAAATGCACTTCAAGGGAAGATCATCGTGAAAGCCAGCCTTTAGGCATG AATCAAGATTCTTGGTGCTCCCAGTCGCTTCTGTCAG AGCCTCCTGATGTTGGGAACTGGTTTTCAAGTTATGTGTACGAATCCCCTACATTGAATTTAAGCCAGGAATTTGGGTATTGTGAGAGTAAGAAAACTGGACTCGGCCATGAAATAGAAGAGACTTTGGAGAAGGTTAGAAAGACCGAAAATGGAGGTGCAGGAGTACAGTTGAACCTATTCGAGAAATGCAATGGCAATTCCACGGGCAACAGGCAGGATAATCAGCTCCCAAGCGAG CAGAATTTGTTTTCTGAAAGAACTTCGGAACAAAACCCAAAAGAGAAAACTGTGGGAACCAACGAAATCAGTCCAACCAAAGAAGTTCCGATCTCAAGCCTAACTACTGAAGATCCTCAATATAAGTTACAAAAGAAAGTTTTGCAAGATAATGGTTTTGTGCCACTGCATATAAATGGAAGTTTTAATGATGATAATAAGAAGCCTGCAACTCATACAAATTTGATACATAAGATTGATCTCATGCTGGAAAGTTCTGAAAATAAAAGTGAGGTCCAACCCCAACTTAATGGCTCATCAGCTGGAAATGATGTGCCTTCCGTCTTTACCAATGAACAGTCAGTAAGAGAACCAATTGATCTAAGCCACaacaaagaaaacaaagaaaacaaagCAAACAAAGAGAAAGGAATTTCATATGTTGGTTTTATTACAGCAAACAAGCGTGGCTTTTCTGAAGCAAGTTGCAAGAAATCAGtgaaaatgcaagaaaactACAATGATAAAGAGGCAGGAAGTGCTTTTGCTTGTTTAAGAAGAAAGGCGTTGTCAGACAAAACCAATTCTGAGCAATCTAATATTATAGAGATAATTGGGAAATGGAGTTGTCCTCAGAAGAGTAAGCCAAATCTTGGACCGCCATTGAAGCAGCTTCGACTTGAGCGATGGGTTCACAAGAAATAG
- the LOC120091478 gene encoding uncharacterized protein LOC120091478 isoform X1 yields the protein MENSSFTNSQVMHSSFLHLPSSEPPDIRNWFSSYEYESPELDSNDNFGDSISREREFEVKEDEQTAGEFRDVTKIGEEEASEKLPGTWIPLKCTSREDHRESQPLGMNQDSWCSQSLLSEPPDVGNWFSSYVYESPTLNLSQEFGYCESKKTGLGHEIEETLEKVRKTENGGAGVQLNLFEKCNGNSTGNRQDNQLPSENLFSERTSEQNPKEKTVGTNEISPTKEVPISSLTTEDPQYKLQKKVLQDNGFVPLHINGSFNDDNKKPATHTNLIHKIDLMLESSENKSEVQPQLNGSSAGNDVPSVFTNEQSVREPIDLSHNKENKENKANKEKGISYVGFITANKRGFSEASCKKSVKMQENYNDKEAGSAFACLRRKALSDKTNSEQSNIIEIIGKWSCPQKSKPNLGPPLKQLRLERWVHKK from the exons ATGGAGAATTCGAGCTTCACTAATTCTCAG GTTATGCATTCTTCGTTCTTGCATTTGCCGTCTTCAG AGCCGCCTGATATCAGGAACTGGTTCTCGAGCTATGAATATGAATCTCCCGAACTTGATTCAAATGACAATTTTGGAGATTCAATttcgagagagagagaatttgaGGTCAAGGAAGATGAGCAGACTGCGGGAGAGTTTAGGGATGTTACTAAGattggagaagaagaagctTCTGAGAAGCTTCCCGGAACTTGGATTCCTTTGAAATGCACTTCAAGGGAAGATCATCGTGAAAGCCAGCCTTTAGGCATG AATCAAGATTCTTGGTGCTCCCAGTCGCTTCTGTCAG AGCCTCCTGATGTTGGGAACTGGTTTTCAAGTTATGTGTACGAATCCCCTACATTGAATTTAAGCCAGGAATTTGGGTATTGTGAGAGTAAGAAAACTGGACTCGGCCATGAAATAGAAGAGACTTTGGAGAAGGTTAGAAAGACCGAAAATGGAGGTGCAGGAGTACAGTTGAACCTATTCGAGAAATGCAATGGCAATTCCACGGGCAACAGGCAGGATAATCAGCTCCCAAGCGAG AATTTGTTTTCTGAAAGAACTTCGGAACAAAACCCAAAAGAGAAAACTGTGGGAACCAACGAAATCAGTCCAACCAAAGAAGTTCCGATCTCAAGCCTAACTACTGAAGATCCTCAATATAAGTTACAAAAGAAAGTTTTGCAAGATAATGGTTTTGTGCCACTGCATATAAATGGAAGTTTTAATGATGATAATAAGAAGCCTGCAACTCATACAAATTTGATACATAAGATTGATCTCATGCTGGAAAGTTCTGAAAATAAAAGTGAGGTCCAACCCCAACTTAATGGCTCATCAGCTGGAAATGATGTGCCTTCCGTCTTTACCAATGAACAGTCAGTAAGAGAACCAATTGATCTAAGCCACaacaaagaaaacaaagaaaacaaagCAAACAAAGAGAAAGGAATTTCATATGTTGGTTTTATTACAGCAAACAAGCGTGGCTTTTCTGAAGCAAGTTGCAAGAAATCAGtgaaaatgcaagaaaactACAATGATAAAGAGGCAGGAAGTGCTTTTGCTTGTTTAAGAAGAAAGGCGTTGTCAGACAAAACCAATTCTGAGCAATCTAATATTATAGAGATAATTGGGAAATGGAGTTGTCCTCAGAAGAGTAAGCCAAATCTTGGACCGCCATTGAAGCAGCTTCGACTTGAGCGATGGGTTCACAAGAAATAG